The Arachis hypogaea cultivar Tifrunner chromosome 14, arahy.Tifrunner.gnm2.J5K5, whole genome shotgun sequence DNA window ATCAATTCTGTTATTCTTATTCATGGTTTTAGATTGTGGTCGCAGCTACAATCATCAGCATTGCAGCTGTTTCAATAAGTTTTCCTACAATTTAGAAAACTGCGACCGCGATTTAAAACCATGATTATTATCAATGTATTACATAGAATCTAGAATTCTTGCTTTGATTCACTTTGAAAGTGTAGTTATGAAAGTGGAACTATATCACAAATTTGAACATAAACCATTGATGTTACATTTACTATGTTACATTTGTCAATTTTACTATGCAGAGATAAAATATGATCAATTAAGCTGCAATGCATAGAGCCTAATGCTTGAACTGCTCCTTTGCTTCAATTTGAAAGAGTATGTGTGGAAGTAATACTATATCACAAATTCAGAACACAAACATGACGTTGTAACTTCACTATGTGCTTAACTATGGCTATATTTCATGATTCTAATGCATGATTTTAACTCAATTTTGAAGCAGAGGTTGGAGATACAGAAAACAGGTAATCTAGTGCTTGTGGATGCAATGAACAATATCAAATGGCAGAGTTTCAATTTTCCTACTGATGTTATGCTTGAAGGCCAGGTACTTGATGTCGCGACTCGCTTGACATCTTTCCAAAGCAACTCAAGCCTGTTCTACTCTTTCGAAATTGAGGAAAACAGGGTTGCCCTGTACTTAAATTCCGGTAATTTGAGGTATTCTTATTGGCATTTTCAGCCTTCCATGAACAGAAGTATTTCATATGTTAAGCTGATCTCAACAGGGTTGGCATTGTTCAATGTCAAATACAAGAAAATTGCAGAAATCCAATCGAATCGTATTCATCCGTTAAGTTTCTTAGCACTCAAGAATGATACAGGAAACTTCGGCCTATATTACTATTCGCCGGAGAAAGCAAATTTTCAGGCCTCTTTTCAAGCACTCAACAGCACATGTGATCTTCCTATAGCTTGCAGGCCTTATGGAATTTGCACATTCTCCAATTCCTGCTCATGTATTCAGATTCTCTCGAAGGACGACAGCGAAATCAGTTCGGACTGCAGCAGTGCTGTTTCCGGCAGTTTTTGTGACGGAAAACAAGCCGAAATCATAGAGCTAGACAATGTGAGTAGTGTGCTAAAGGGTGTTCCTAAAATGGTCAAAATAAGCAAAGAAGAATGTGGAAATTTGTGCTTAGAGGATTGTAAATGTGCTTCAGCCTTGTATTTTAGGAATGCAAGCACAAATGTGGAAGAATGCTATATTTACAGATTAGTCCTTGGACTTAAACAGGTAGATAAAGGCACAGGGTTTAGTTATATGGTTAAGGTTCCAAAGGGAAGTGGTAGAAATCATGAgaagcataataataataatgtgaaaAGATGGGTTTTGATTTTGGTAGGAGTGGTTGATGGAGTTATTATTTTGGTTATTGTTGGAGGGTTTGGATACTGGTTGGTCAAAAGGAGAACTCATACCATTCATTCTCAGGCCACTGCTTCATGAATATGAGCTGTTCATCAAAGCCACAGGTTCAATTTATGGTTTTccatttggttttggttttggtccTTGCTGTGTCAGTTTGTACGACGTTTCACAAGGATCAAAACCAAAATCACGAATTTTTCGGGATTAAAAGTTTGTTCAACAAAGAAgatagataaataatttatttaaacatgtaaagaattttggttgattttggataGAATGACATTCATAGATCACCCCAtgtaattgaaaatttttggTGAAGTCTGAACACAAGTTGCTGGATATCACCAACTAGcacatagtttttttttaataaaaaaagaaatgctaacctttttcttttcaatttcttcaAAGTAAACCTGTTTGAGCACTTCTTGTTAGGTATGTGATTAATAAACCTGATAgttgtaattttattattaatatgaatgGCATAATTTTGTTAGGTATGGACATGCCAAAAATTGGTAGTTGAACACTAAACTTAAGTCTTATACAAATGAACTAAGTTGGGTTGGTTTAGTAATTAATTCACTAGTCTGTTTAAAGAAGTGTCTGAAATTTGAATTCTGCCTTGTGCATGTAGTAACCCATTGCCTAACAGCAAATTCTTAAATTGAGCTCCGATCCGCGATCGATTAATCCTTAGTCTACCAGACTGAAGGATATTGTGGGAAAAAAATCTTATGCAAATGTAAGCAAAACATGCTAATTTAGTCAGTAACCACTAAAATGGGAATCCATACTGCATTTTGCTGCCAATTTATGTCTATCATTAATATGGTATCTGAAAACGGTAAAAGCTTGGTGATTTGGATAGAggaattttatgtattttgaatttAGTAAAGACAGCAAATGTCTTTACTCTTTAGTTCTAGTTTCAAAGAAatcattttatttgtttattaatatacATAATAAAGGATTTTAGGAACACAAATTTCAAATATTGCTGCATGtagtttttttatatttgacACCATTTTAATactagtatttaattttttttaataaccaatatatattctctttattttattaattaaaaaataatttaaatatataattaataataattatatttttatggtaATATCGAAAATATTTAGTGtatgaatattattattaaaaacatTATACACAAAATTTCTCTTCAATCCttgttatatataaaatagatatagCAAATTTTTGTATACTTAAATATCTTATAATGGTGGACCAGGAGGCTTAACTATCATgctaaaaatgatgattttacaGGATAACTATTAGtcatacataaaataaataattaatcataCAAAATAAGCATTATGTGGTTATTTTCCCTCTTGCTTACCCATGATGCCTTAGAGGTAAAATTTCCATGTCTAGCAACCCTTATTCTATGTTTCTGTCTTATGAGTTTTAGAATCAAGCTAATTAAATAATGGAGTAGAAAGCTACAAGTCAATGAGCATCCACAGTTCGTacaatttcaattatttttgacAGTTTAACTAAACTCTTTGAAATACAATACTCAATAAGAATAATTAATTCTACTTCTTATTCAAGATTTGTTAGGATGACCtatcttttaaataaatttttacaaCTTTATTTCTTATAAATGAGTGTGAGCCCACCAAAATAATTATCTTAAAGTAGGTTTGAATTGTGAGTcaagaaaattaaatattttatttttcactagTAAGGTACTCGATCAATTACTAATATGCTTCAAGCAAAGATATAATATAGGACACAAAAACATGCCCCCTCTTTTTTATGCATTTCATTTATGAGagagttaatatttttatttcttcgtACTATTATTGCATGCAATCCGCTAAGATCATTACAATTCTTACTCTATGGTTGCATACATTTAACCAAAGAAGGGGTTCACatatgtgaagaaagaagaaaatcttTAGAATAAATGGAGGAAAGAAGTGTTAGTCTACTATTGTAATGTACATCTACTGTAATCAAATGTGTTTATTGCACACCCACCAATTAATTTTCCTTAAATAACCATGCTTCATTGAGATATTTAGGGATAATCATATTTACTGGCTAGGACTTTTTTAACCAATTTGAAGAATATGAATTCCGTTTGAGCGTAATTCTTATTTTCCTCTACattagtcattttttattattttctcttgtCTTCCTTTTTTTAAAGACACGaatatcttttatatttatactggtaagaaataagtaaataaataaacatatattTCATTTGTTTAGATGTATTAAAACATGTATGACGGtagcaagatggtgaaactcgaTCTAATCATTAAATTGGTGGAGTTAGACgagatggcaaaaaaaaaaattgacaaaaatgTGGTATTCGCAGATATTTGTCTTTGTAAAATGGGGATGAAAATGGAGCAGGAACGAGGAATATTCTTTTAAATGGGGATGAGTCAGAAAATGGGTAGCAATCTTACAAATATTTACTGTCATTCTTAAATTAGaggttcaaaaatttaaaactttaactAATATTTAATTGAGATTGAATCGAATatagtaaaataatatatttataaacaaaatatatatttaaaaaaaagaatgttttgtattttattgatttaaattaattaacaactAAAAAATCATACTGATTTAaacaattaactaattttttatctatGTATTGGTttttgaccgattttttttttttttttgtgactgaaataaattaaacaaagaaaaacaaaagaaacaaaacaaggaactgcttaaatagagggacagtcccgtttaagactactcttaaactcctcccaaggtgaaagaagctccacatgcgaaagttgtaacttcatcgccatctttgccatagtatctgccaccgtgtttgcatctctcataatcaaacgaaagtcaacacgccaattccaatgcatgatatctcttattttgagcaccagtggatcaataaacccaaaaccatcttgagtaacaagattaaatgcttccacacaatccgtctcacaaataacatctcgttgacccacatcccaagctaagagatatcctctccaaatagcaaacaattctccttgaagaatactattactctcaatcattcccaaacaccccctttgccagctcccattacaatctctaataacacaagcaaaaccaacactatcacccgaaccaaaataactagcatcacaattaatcttaaaagtaccaatggatgggggattccaaaaaccatttagagtagagggaagggacatacgttgtaattcaaaatatttctaagctccttttctgaagttaatgccagacaaatgactttttccggaggccaagtttcatggggattaaagatgtcgttattccttgctcgccatatccaccaaagtcccgaaaagaacttgaacgggtgctctctgctatgatacaagaaccagttcttcaaatccaaaggatgacaaggaatatccaacctttgccagacaagctgagcttttggacaatcccgaatacaatgtataaccgattcctggctagaaagacatcttggacacctatccgatgacgacatccctcttctaaagcgaaaacttgcagtaggaagagcctccttaagacacaaccaagccaaaaacttatgcttttccggaacaagctgacgccaaagccaaagccaattctccctctcctcccaaccaaacatctgcttacacaaccacaagtaaccattgcgtgagtcatagactttggcagcagacccactccaataccaacccacttccggacctgcttgttcatctggattgtaagagagaatattatcttgcagattttgagataaaggagaataaagagtatccaaatgccacctaccaaccgaccaaatatcctgtatccggagattcgaatcagaaatgtggacataatccatctcattagataaccgtccttctctcctccagctagaaaaccaaaaattctggttcaaatctccaatacaccaagcaaacccatccttcaacactttccaagccttgcaaagacacctccaaatgggagagtccttgttcttaggataactaaaacagtcatatagagatgatcggtatttggcatccaataattggacccatagcttgtttggctgctggaaaaaagtccaaactagcttcccaagaagagcaatatttacacaataaggatctctaatccccaaacctccatatttttttggagtaaccagtaccttccaactaacaagattcaatcctcttccatcaacttgtcctttccaaagaaaattcctcatcatagactccaatttactaatgattcctttgggaaaaatagagacctgcatctggtacgtgggaatagcagcggcaacagaattaaccaagcagagtctaccagcccgattgagtaaactccctttccagcttgctagcctactccgaatcttatccaggacaccattgaaagctgaacgagtcactctagaatggctaagggtaactccaagatacttgcccaaatcttggacaaatctgatagaggataccccagtgaaaacctctttccttgttgcagagacattcttggagcaaagcgctttagacttctccacattaatcttcatcccagatgctttgcaaaaagtctctaaaaccaacatcacattttgcacttgtctctttgtagctttacagaatagaagcaagtcatccgcaaacattaaatgggatat harbors:
- the LOC112743802 gene encoding G-type lectin S-receptor-like serine/threonine-protein kinase SD2-5 isoform X1 yields the protein MPNFSFFTSCNQFWPKPNQTHLPNHPINIPKTSKSNLERLLLLLMNLLFFVVFLFFTYGFSSEPGVGIGYQLMVAVPVIYDSDFKGRGFLVETNHTTTKPNFRVALSIDPFNGRYTCSLQVFLGDVKVWDSGHYSRFFTTEKCLLDITMDGDLMLKGPKEHVGWKTGTSGQGVKRLEIQKTGNLVLVDAMNNIKWQSFNFPTDVMLEGQVLDVATRLTSFQSNSSLFYSFEIEENRVALYLNSGLALFNVKYKKIAEIQSNRIHPLSFLALKNDTGNFGLYYYSPEKANFQASFQALNSTCDLPIACRPYGICTFSNSCSCIQILSKDDSEISSDCSSAVSGSFCDGKQAEIIELDNVSSVLKGVPKMVKISKEECGNLCLEDCKCASALYFRNASTNVEECYIYRLVLGLKQVDKGTGFSYMVKVPKGSGRNHEKHNNNNVKRWVLILVGVVDGVIILVIVGGFGYWLVKRRTHTIHSQATAS
- the LOC112743802 gene encoding G-type lectin S-receptor-like serine/threonine-protein kinase SD2-5 isoform X2 — protein: MPNFSFFTSCNQFWPKPNQTHLPNHPINIPKTSKSNLERLLLLLMNLLFFVVFLFFTYGFSSEPGVGIGYQLMVAVPVIYDSDFKGRGFLVETNHTTTKPNFRVALSIDPFNGRYTCSLQVFLGDVKVWDSGHYSRFFTTEKCLLDITMDGDLMLKGPKEHVGWKTGTSGQGVKRLEIQKTGNLVLVDAMNNIKWQSFNFPTDVMLEGQVLDVATRLTSFQSNSSLFYSFEIEENRVALYLNSGNLRYSYWHFQPSMNRSISYVKLISTGLALFNVKYKKIAEIQSNRIHPLSFLALKNDTGNFGLYYYSPEKANFQASFQALNSTCDLPIACRPYGICTFSNSCSCIQILSKDDSEISSDCSSAVSGSFCDGKQAEIIELDNVSSVLKGVPKMVKISKEECGNLCLEDCKCASALYFRNASTNVEECYIYRLVLGLKQVDKGTGFSYMVKVPKGSGRNHEKHNNNNVKRWVLILVGVVDGVIILVIVGGFGYWLVKRRTHTIHSQATAS